One Candidatus Thermoplasmatota archaeon genomic window carries:
- a CDS encoding 50S ribosomal protein L16 → MARKPASMYRYVRSMATTRREYMGGVPAPRITQFVIGNKTEDFPIFLTLNAVEKCQLRHNSLEAARVSANKTLESKAGLANYRLHVRVYPHIVLRENKQATGAGADRVSQGMRRAYGKPVGTAARVKPDQIIMTLETTEQFFSLAKDALRKASMKLSTPCTINVVKGPTPLKQA, encoded by the coding sequence ATGGCGCGAAAACCAGCAAGTATGTATCGATATGTTCGAAGTATGGCGACAACCCGTCGTGAATATATGGGTGGTGTTCCTGCACCGCGTATTACTCAATTTGTCATTGGAAATAAAACCGAAGATTTTCCTATTTTTTTAACGTTAAATGCTGTTGAAAAATGTCAACTTCGTCATAATTCGCTTGAGGCAGCTCGTGTCTCTGCGAACAAAACACTTGAATCAAAAGCAGGACTTGCAAATTATCGGCTTCATGTCCGGGTCTATCCACATATTGTCCTACGAGAAAACAAACAAGCAACAGGGGCTGGGGCAGATCGTGTATCGCAGGGAATGAGACGAGCCTATGGTAAACCGGTTGGAACTGCGGCACGTGTCAAACCGGATCAGATTATTATGACACTTGAAACAACAGAACAGTTTTTCTCCTTAGCTAAAGATGCATTACGGAAAGCAAGCATGAAACTTTCAACACCCTGTACCATTAATGTTGTCAAAGGTCCTACGCCGCTCAAACAAGCATAA